The proteins below come from a single Osmerus mordax isolate fOsmMor3 chromosome 3, fOsmMor3.pri, whole genome shotgun sequence genomic window:
- the LOC136938305 gene encoding ATPase SWSAP1-like: MADILTLVFKSFITRGSKQFNVLLPSTYSTLVIGDKNISRSLLLFAAVKAASEMGMKVLFLTQTQIKSLPASLQHCMSSLSPDNLKNIKFVYPRTVEELLQEVASLHESTAPPSLVIVDGLEGYLACPGRSHGGQLGQQSSAAHVSALLYDTAAFLTQTLEKRVSSLAPCRVIVSFQSDWEGHAAGDPSGVDPVLQVLDRYFQVRCTLDQDRGSKPQASLTPRLVDVRTLA, from the exons ATGGCCGATATTTTAACGCTTGTGTTTAAATCATTCATTACGCGGGGATCGAAACAATTCAACGTCCTGCTCCCATCAACATACAGCACGTTGGTAATCGGTGATAAAAACATTAGCCGCTCGCTTCTTCTTTTCGCGGCTGTGAAAGCTGCCAGTGAAATGGGGATGAAAGTTTTGTTTCTGACCCAGACTCAAATAAAGAGCCTTCCAGCGTCTTTACAACATTGCATGTCCAGTCTGAGTCCGGACAATTTAAAG AATATCAAGTTTGTGTATCCCAGGACAGTGGAGGAGTTACTGCAGGAAGTGGCCAGCCTCCATGAGTCCACAGCCCCTCCATCCCTGGTCATCGTAGATGGACTGGAGGGTTACCTGGCCTGTCCTGGGCGGAGCCATGGAGGGCAGCTGGGACAGCAGTCCTCAGCTGCCCATGTCTCTGCACTGCTGTATGACACGGCTGCCTTCCTCACACAGACCCTGGAGAAGAGAGTCTCCAGCCTGGCCCCGTGCCGGGTCATTGTGTCCTTCCAGTCTGACTGGGAGGGCCATGCGGCTGGGGATCCCTCAGGTGTGGACCCTGTCCTGCAGGTCTTGGACCGCTACTTCCAGGTGCGCTGCACCCTGGACCAGGATAGAGGCTCTAAGCCTCAGGCATCACTAACGCCACGACTGGTGGATGTGAGGACCTTGGCGTAG
- the LOC136941193 gene encoding erythropoietin receptor-like has protein sequence MLHEKLAWLVICSVICCVLKEYSVQGAHDLETKVSLLLREEPENPKCFAEDWQNLTCFWEEDENTAGSPDQYTFNYTYLNENSNRCNVTSLPLVGGKQLYLCRLSQTQFFVPLDVQVQRNGLLIHNRSLFMDLVFLLDPPANLTVSSTDQQGQLRVSWRPPLLKYIKGNMMYEVSYAPVGGHVGQVQVEEVLASSELVLRDLQPGTRYQVGVRVKLDGVSYSGYWSAWAAPVFMETLPAVLDPLILSLSIIISVILTLLSLTVLLYYRRFLLKKVWPVIPTPDSKFQGLFTDYGGDFKEWLGNSNRGMWLLPAFFYSDELPAPVEVLSEVSLGPPLPTSAPHPKASAALAEGRDEEGEEEEDKRLASEIMEEAWRESKNDQWLIEQLRAFHQHPTARSQSSLLESQDTYVTLNTRHPSGSTDEPLDDILEETLPLEVLFASGRSATESRSDLGSLQQSSGSGRLSSQSSFEYPNHTWPPKGPGYTYMGVADSGISMDYSPMSSSRIDFLGKGPVYANEYKNQMPAAHRRAMVAGQPIY, from the exons ATGTTACATGAAAAACTTGCTTGGCTGGTGATATGCTCGGTAATATGTTGTGTCCTGAAGGAGTATTCGGTGCAAGGTGCGCACGATCTGGAAACTAAAG TGTCTCTTCTACTCCGTGAAGAGCCCGAAAACCCCAAATGCTTTGCTGAGGACTGGCAAAACCTGACATGCTtctgggaggaggacgagaacaCAGCAGGATCACCTGACCAGTACACTTTCAACTACACATACCT gaATGAGAACAGCAACAGGTGTAATGTGACCTCCCTGCCACTAGTGGGCGGGAAGCAGTTGTATCTCTGCCGTCTGTCCCAGACCCAGTTCTTTGTCCCCCTGGACGTCCAAGTGCAGCGCAATGGACTGCTCATCCACAACCGCAGCCTCTTCATGGATCTCGTCT TCCTGCTGGACCCCCCAGCCAACCTGACAGTAAGCAGCACAGACCAGCAGGGTCAGCTGCGGGTGAGCTggcgcccccccctcctcaaatACATCAAAGGCAACATGATGTACGAGGTCAGCTACGCCCCAGTGGGCGGCCATGTGGGACAG GTCCAGGTGGAGGAAGTGCTAGCCAGCTCAGAGCTGGTCCTGAGGGATCTGCAGCCTGGGACCAGGTACCAGGTCGGCGTGCGGGTCAAACTGGATGGTGTCAGCTACAGCGGCTACTGGAGTGCCTGGGCCGCGCCGGTGTTTATGGAAACCCTCCCAGCAG TCCTGGATCCTCTCATTCTGTCCCTGAGCATTATCATCTCAGTCATCCTCACCCTGCTGTCTCTAACTGTGCTTCTGTACTATCGCAG GTTTCTGTTAAAGAAGGTATGGCCTGTCATTCCCACCCCTGACAGCAAGTTCCAAGGCCTTTTCACAGATTACGGTGGTGACTTTAAG GAATGGCTGGGCAACAGCAACAGAGGCATGTGGCTGTTGCCAGCTTTCTTCTACTCGGATGAACTTCCTGCTCCAGTGGAGGTCCTCTCAGAGGTCAGCCTGGGTCCCCCCTTACCCACCTCCGCCCCGCACCCCAAGGCCTCTGCAGCCCTGGCCGAGGGTAGAGatgaggaaggggaagaggaggaagacaagagGCTGGCCTCTGAAATTATGGAGGAAGCCTGGAGGGAGTCCAAAAACGACCAGTGGCTGATCGAGCAGCTACGGGCCTTCCACCAGCACCCGACAGCCCGCTCCCAGTCCTCCCTGTTGGAGTCTCAAGACACCTACGTCACCCTCAACACCCGCCACCCCAGTGGGAGCACCGACGAGCCCCTGGACGACATCCTGGAGGAGACCCTGCCCCTGGAGGTCCTCTTCGCCTCCGGGAGATCCGCCACAGAGTCGCGCTCCGACCTGGGCTCCTTACAGCAGAGCTCCGGGTCGGGgcgcctctcctcccagtccagCTTCGAGTACCCCAACCACACCTGGCCGCCCAAGGGCCCGGGGTACACCTACATGGGGGTGGCGGACTCCGGCATCTCCATGGACTACAGCCCCATGAGCTCCAGTCGGATAGACTTCCTGGGAAAGGGTCCGGTTTACGCCAACGAGTACAAGAACCAGATGCCAGCAGCACACAGGAGAGCCATGGTGGCAGGACAGCCAATCTACTGA
- the LOC136940282 gene encoding ras-related protein Rab-3D-like, producing MATVGESRLQQQPSPKDAADQNFDYMFKLLIIGNSSVGKTSFLFRYADDSFTSAFVSTVGIDFKVKTIFRNDKRIKLQIWDTAGQERYRTITTAYYRGAMGFLLMYDITNQDSFNAVQDWATQIKTYSWDNAQVIMVGNKCDLEDDRIVPTEDSHRLAEDLGFQFFEASAKDNMNVKQVFERLVDVICDKMNESMAGDASLMSNHRASDLQDTPPVSHGGCGC from the exons aTGGCGACGGTGGGTGAATCCCGATTACAGCAGCAGCCGTCCCCGAAGGACGCGGCGGACCAGAACTTTGACTACATGTTCAAGCTGCTGATCATCGGCAACAGCAGCGTTGGCAAGACCAGCTTCCTGTTCCGCTACGCCGACGACTCGTTCACCTCCGCCTTTGTCAGCACCGTGGGCATCGACTTCAAGGTCAAGACCATCTTCCGCAACGACAAGAGGATCAAGCTGCAGATTTGG GACACAGCGGGCCAGGAGCGCTATCGGACCATCACCACAGCCTACTACAGAGGAGCCATGGGCTTCCTGCTCATGTACGACATCACCAACCAGGACTCCTTCAACGCCGTGCAGGACTG gGCCACCCAGATCAAGACGTACTCGTGGGACAACGCCCAGGTGATCATGGTGGGGAACAAGTGCGACCTGGAGGATGACCGGATCGTGCCCACGGAGGACAGCCACAGGCTGGCAGAGGATCTGG GGTTCCAGTTCTTCGAGGCCAGCGCCAAAGACAACATGAACGTGAAGCAGGTGTTCGAGCGGCTGGTGGACGTCATCTGCGACAAGATGAACGAGAGCATGGCCGGGGATGCCAGCCTCATGTCCAATCACAGGGCCTCCGACCTGCAGGACACGCCCCCGGTCAGCCACGGGGGCTGCGGCTGCTAA
- the tmem205 gene encoding transmembrane protein 205 yields the protein MVTEGEPSDWVKVLHLLVLSFSWGMQVWVSFIAGFALVKQVTLHTFGLVQSKLFPVYFYCLLGCNFASLAVYAVYHPRELLDWHESLQMGLYLVALVMAGLNAQWFGPSATEVMLKLREVEKEHGLGEQVGLGSQKEAYAKLKEQDPKYKACKKTFGQYHGLSNLCNLIGFLCTTTNLVYVALHLSSI from the exons ATGGTTACTGAAGGGGAGCCCTCAGACTGGGTGAAAGTGCTACACCTGTTGGTGCTGTCTTTCTCATGGGGCATGCAGGTGTGGGTGTCCTTCATAGcag GGTTTGCTCTCGTGAAGCAGGTGACCCTGCACACGTTTGGCCTGGTGCAGAGTAAACTCTTCCCCGTTTACTTCTACTGCCTGCTGGGCTGCAACTTTGCCAGCCTGGCAGTGTATGCCGTATACCACCCCAGAGAGCTCCTGGACTGGCACGAGAGTCTGCAG ATGGGGCTGTACCTCGTGGCCCTGGTCATGGCGGGCCTGAACGCCCAGTGGTTCGGCCCCTCGGCCACGGAGGTCATGCTGAAGCTgcgggaggtggagaaggagcacGGCCTGGGGGAGCAGGTCGGTCTGGGCAGCCAGAAGGAGGCGTACGCCAAGCTGAAAGAGCAGGATCCCAAATATAAGGCCTGCAAGAAGACCTTTGGTCAGTACCACGGCCTGTCTAACCTCTGCAACCTGATAGGGTTCCTGTGCACCACCACTAACCTCGTCTACGTAGCCCTCCATCTGAGCTCCATCTAG
- the LOC136940449 gene encoding coiled-coil domain-containing protein 159-like: MEERFQALRWEMSTELQYLRSLLTTCPAHSSITRTSEPQRQAAIENLTQELHHSRKLLWEQISVLREEILSIYGLLKCHRDETQRRLLQSHCKDMCLERLIDSLQKQEVELRQPQWPTDTTKHRMDVSELQSKLQVVAISKGKAPKKKGLLTAKAEPIPSDSEELLSRQQTKGTSTQKVKENVNIFARRK, translated from the exons ATGGAGGAGCGTTTCCAGGCCCTGCGTTGGGAGATGTCCACAGAGCTCCAGTACCTGCGCAGCCTGCTGACCACCTGCCCGGCACACAGCTCCATCACACGCACCTCTGAACCCCAGAGACAGGCCGCCATCGAAAACCTCACTCAAGAGCTTCACCACAG CCGCAAACTGTTGTGGGAACAGATATCTGTGCTCAGGGAGGAAATCCTCAGCATCTATGGCCTTCTCA AATGCCACAGAGATGAAACCCAGCGCAGACTGTTGCAGAGTCACTGCAAGGATATG TGCTTGGAGAGGTTGATTGACAGCTTACAGAAACAAGAAGTGGAGCTGAGACAACCACAGTGGCCCACAGACACCACCAAGCACAG GATGGATGTCTCTGAGTTACAGAGTAAGCTGCAGGTTGTTGCCATATCTAAGGGCAAAGCTCCCAAGAAAAAAG GCCTCTTGACTGCCAAGGCTGAGCCAATCCCCTCAGACTCTGAAGAACTACTCAGCCGACAACAGACCAAGGGAACATCAACACAGAAGGTCAAAGAAAATGTCAATATATTTGCCAG aaGGAAATAG
- the elof1 gene encoding transcription elongation factor 1 homolog, whose translation MGRRKSKRKPPPKKKLTGNLDTQFTCPFCNHEKSCDVKMERTRNTGIISCTVCLEEFQTPITYLSEPVDVYSDWIDACEAANQ comes from the exons ATGGGACGCCGCAAGTCAAAGAGAAAGCCTCCACCCAAAAAGAAGCTGACGGGGAACTTGGACACCCAGTTCACCTGCCCCTTCTGTAATCACGAGAAGTCCTGTGATGTCAAAAT GGAGCGCACGCGAAACACAGGGATCATATCCTGCACTGTGTGCTTGGAAGAATTTCAAACTCCCATAACTT ACTTATCAGAACCAGTGGATGTCTACAGTGATTGGATTGATGCTTGTGAAGCAGCCAATCAGTAA
- the cnn1b gene encoding calponin-1 translates to MTTHFRSGPSFGLSAEVKSKLAGKYDPQKEEELRLWIQDVTGRRIGDNFMESLKDGVQLCELINTLQPGSVRKINNSPQNWHQLENISNFVRAITDYGMKPHDIFEANDLFENTNYTQVQSTLITLAGIAKSKGFHSKYDLGVKYAEKQQRHFAPEKNKEGRNVIGLQMGTNKFASQKGMTSYGTRRHLYDPKTGMENPLDQATISLQMGTNKGANQSGMTAPGTRRHIFDKKLDLENCDTSTVSLQMGTNKMASQQGMTSYGQPRQVYDNKYCSSPGDEIDNGEGVAEFDGYHHYSD, encoded by the exons ATGACAACCCATTTTAGGAGCGGCCCAAGCTTCGGACTATCAGCAGAGGTCAAAAGCAAG CTAGCAGGGAAGTATGACCCCcagaaggaggaagagctgAGGCTGTGGATCCAGGACGTGACTGGTCGGAGGATTGGAGACAACTTCATGGAGAGTCTGAAGGATGGAGTCCAACTCTGCGA ACTCATCAACACTCTGCAGCCAGGGTCTGTAAGAAAAATAAACAACTCCCCTCAGAACTGGCACCAG TTGGAAAACATTAGCAATTTTGTGCGTGCAATCACAGACTATGGGATGAAACCTCACGACATCTTTGAGGCCAACGATCTATTTGAGAACACCAACTACACTCAGGTCCAGAGCACTCTCATCACCCTCGCTGGCATC gccAAGTCCAAAGGTTTCCACTCCAAGTACGACCTTGGCGTGAAGTATGCAGAGAAACAGCAGCGCCACTTTGCCCCTGAGAAGAATAAGGAGGGACGCAATGTCATCGGCCTACAG ATGGGCACCAACAAGTTTGCCAGCCAGAAGGGCATGACCTCCTATGGAACACGACGCCACCTGTATGACCCCAAGACTGGCATGGAGAACCCCTTGGACCAGGCCACCATAAGCCTGCAGATGGGCACCAACAAGGGTGCCAACCAG TCTGGCATGACAGCCCCAGGTACCAGGAGACACATCTTTGATAAGAAGCTGGATCTGGAGAACTGTGACACCAGCACTGTCTCCCTGCAGATGGGCACCAACAAGATGGCGTCCCAGCAGGGCATGACCTCCTATGGCCAGCCACGGCAGGTCTACGACAACAAGTACTGCTCCAGCCCTGGTGACGAGATAGACAATGGAGAGGGCGTGGCCGAGTTTGACGGATACCACCACTACTCTGACTGA